One genomic segment of Trichococcus shcherbakoviae includes these proteins:
- a CDS encoding SMP-30/gluconolactonase/LRE family protein, producing the protein MENKSEQANVRKPELVFYAGSTLLEGPHWDAENSLLYCVSIEDCMIYAIDSETGEVRTYLTDGPVGCAVLDQDGMILEAEMDGIFRIDPRTKEKQLVAKARDDERMRYNDGKLDPQGRLLVGTMGYEGTYEGEAALYAIEKDGTVRTVLDGLTLANGMGWSPDGKTLYFIDTPTKKVGSYAYDTKTGEANFEKYVVEITDGSNPDGMCVDPEGMIWVAQYGGGKVCRWDPETGKKLEEILMPVKNATSCSLGGKDLEYLYITTAKVGETEEELAGGLFRVKLD; encoded by the coding sequence ATGGAAAACAAATCCGAACAGGCTAATGTAAGGAAACCGGAACTGGTTTTCTATGCAGGTTCGACTCTGTTGGAAGGACCGCATTGGGATGCGGAGAACAGCTTGCTTTATTGCGTTTCGATCGAAGACTGCATGATCTATGCCATCGATTCGGAAACAGGTGAGGTGCGGACCTATTTGACCGATGGACCGGTCGGATGCGCCGTGCTCGATCAGGATGGGATGATTCTGGAAGCCGAAATGGACGGTATTTTCCGGATCGACCCTCGGACGAAGGAGAAGCAACTGGTGGCAAAGGCTCGCGATGACGAACGGATGCGCTACAACGACGGGAAGTTGGATCCGCAAGGCCGCTTGCTTGTCGGGACGATGGGTTATGAGGGCACCTATGAAGGGGAGGCCGCTTTGTATGCCATCGAAAAGGACGGAACGGTCCGCACAGTTTTGGATGGCCTCACGTTGGCCAACGGTATGGGATGGTCACCGGATGGAAAGACGCTCTATTTCATCGACACGCCGACCAAGAAAGTGGGCAGCTATGCTTATGACACAAAAACAGGTGAAGCGAATTTCGAGAAATATGTGGTCGAGATCACCGACGGCAGCAATCCGGATGGCATGTGCGTGGACCCGGAAGGCATGATCTGGGTGGCGCAATACGGCGGCGGAAAAGTCTGCAGATGGGATCCGGAGACCGGCAAAAAGCTTGAAGAAATCCTGATGCCGGTGAAGAATGCGACTTCCTGCTCTCTGGGCGGCAAGGATCTGGAGTATCTCTACATCACGACTGCGAAAGTCGGCGAGACGGAAGAGGAATTGGCGGGTGGGCTGTTCCGCGTGAAGCTGGATTAA
- a CDS encoding YdhK family protein encodes MKQRKLLMSFFSLSATVLLAACSTQTSTEEASVEVESVSMESMAEESSVSSSEGMGDMVHDDSGVIPEGLMEAENPTYKVGDSVIMQAGHMEGMEGAEATIIGAFDTVAYEVSYDPTNGDPRVENHQWVIQEEIMDAGTDPLGVGSEVMLEAEHTEGMSGATATIDAAETTTVYMVDYIDTVTGETIKNHKWVTESELSPIEEP; translated from the coding sequence ATGAAACAAAGAAAATTGTTGATGAGTTTCTTCAGTCTATCGGCTACCGTATTATTGGCCGCTTGTTCAACGCAGACTTCGACTGAGGAAGCTTCTGTCGAAGTAGAGAGTGTTTCGATGGAAAGCATGGCTGAGGAGTCTTCCGTCAGCAGTTCTGAAGGAATGGGGGATATGGTCCATGACGATTCCGGTGTAATTCCTGAAGGGTTGATGGAAGCGGAGAATCCTACTTATAAAGTTGGCGATTCCGTCATCATGCAGGCAGGACATATGGAAGGCATGGAAGGTGCGGAAGCGACAATCATTGGAGCTTTCGACACGGTTGCCTATGAAGTTTCCTATGATCCAACCAATGGAGACCCAAGAGTGGAGAACCATCAATGGGTGATCCAGGAAGAAATCATGGATGCCGGAACAGACCCATTAGGCGTCGGCAGTGAAGTGATGCTGGAAGCCGAGCACACGGAAGGGATGAGCGGCGCTACTGCCACTATCGATGCGGCTGAAACGACTACAGTCTATATGGTGGATTACATAGATACGGTCACCGGGGAAACGATCAAAAACCATAAGTGGGTTACCGAATCGGAACTTTCTCCAATTGAAGAACCGTAA
- a CDS encoding cold-shock protein produces the protein MEQGTVKWFNADKGFGFIERENGDDVFVHFSAIQSEGFKSLEEGQAVTFSVEEGNRGPQATNVNKA, from the coding sequence ATGGAACAAGGTACAGTAAAATGGTTTAACGCAGACAAAGGTTTTGGCTTCATCGAACGCGAAAACGGAGACGATGTATTCGTACATTTCTCAGCTATCCAATCTGAAGGTTTCAAATCTTTAGAAGAAGGACAAGCAGTAACTTTCAGCGTCGAAGAAGGTAACCGTGGACCTCAAGCAACAAACGTAAACAAAGCTTAA
- a CDS encoding cold-shock protein — protein sequence MEQGTVKWFNAEKGFGFIERENGDDVFVHFSAIQSEGFKSLEEGQAVTFSVEEGNRGPQATNVTKA from the coding sequence ATGGAACAAGGTACAGTTAAATGGTTTAACGCAGAAAAAGGTTTTGGTTTTATCGAACGCGAAAACGGAGACGATGTATTCGTACATTTCTCAGCTATCCAATCTGAAGGTTTCAAATCTTTAGAAGAAGGACAAGCAGTAACTTTCAGCGTCGAAGAAGGTAACCGTGGACCTCAAGCAACAAACGTTACTAAAGCTTAA
- a CDS encoding AraC family transcriptional regulator, whose amino-acid sequence MLKNTGTPIEIISEQIGYRNVTFFYQKFKQAYDMTPHEYRMSLN is encoded by the coding sequence CTGCTTAAGAATACCGGAACCCCGATCGAAATTATCAGCGAACAGATCGGTTACAGGAACGTCACATTCTTTTACCAGAAATTCAAGCAAGCCTATGATATGACGCCGCATGAATACCGGATGAGTCTGAATTGA
- a CDS encoding ornithine cyclodeaminase family protein encodes MEDRSTLLINQSTIKELLDIADFNNLVHQTFQGLGDGTIINPTKLTLDLGEAGGYPPNEGFMNAMPAYIASQDIAGLKWVGGFLGERKAAGLPYITGMILLINPHLGTFTAALEGAYITNMRTGAQTANALRYLLKKPTVTIGLYGAGMQAGTNIRAIADLFDITELIVWNHRRSTAETFAKKMQEHVKGAIRVVDDPQEASQAEVLITVTSAQTPLIKAEWIKKGTIIFSMGSFQEIEDALILKADKVIVDHVDQALHRGALKKLTGEGKLSEKNIFATLGELAVGKKDTGDLSQDITICIPIGTGAMDVAIAGEVYRRALEKGMGYAFDFEA; translated from the coding sequence ATGGAAGATCGCAGTACGCTTCTGATCAATCAGAGCACCATCAAGGAATTATTGGACATTGCGGATTTCAACAATCTCGTGCATCAGACATTTCAGGGACTCGGTGACGGCACAATCATCAACCCGACAAAATTGACGCTGGATCTGGGTGAAGCTGGCGGTTATCCTCCTAACGAAGGGTTCATGAACGCAATGCCGGCCTACATCGCCTCGCAGGATATCGCCGGCTTGAAATGGGTCGGGGGATTTTTGGGCGAACGCAAAGCTGCCGGACTGCCTTATATCACAGGGATGATTTTGTTGATCAATCCGCATCTCGGTACTTTCACCGCTGCACTCGAAGGCGCTTATATCACCAATATGCGCACCGGGGCCCAGACCGCAAACGCATTGCGGTATTTACTCAAGAAACCGACCGTAACGATCGGCCTTTACGGAGCAGGGATGCAAGCCGGCACTAATATCCGTGCAATAGCGGATCTGTTCGACATCACCGAATTAATCGTCTGGAACCACAGACGCAGCACGGCGGAAACATTTGCAAAAAAAATGCAGGAACACGTCAAAGGCGCCATCCGGGTCGTCGATGATCCCCAGGAAGCCAGTCAGGCTGAGGTCCTCATCACCGTCACGTCAGCGCAGACTCCCCTCATCAAAGCGGAATGGATCAAAAAAGGCACCATCATTTTTTCGATGGGTTCTTTCCAGGAAATCGAGGATGCACTCATTCTGAAGGCGGACAAGGTCATCGTTGATCATGTGGATCAGGCTCTCCATCGCGGTGCTTTGAAGAAACTGACGGGTGAAGGAAAACTGTCCGAAAAAAATATTTTTGCAACTCTAGGCGAATTGGCGGTCGGAAAGAAAGATACCGGCGACCTTTCGCAGGACATCACCATCTGCATCCCGATTGGTACCGGAGCGATGGATGTCGCAATCGCCGGGGAAGTTTACCGAAGAGCACTGGAAAAAGGAATGGGCTACGCTTTTGATTTTGAAGCATAA
- a CDS encoding aminotransferase class I/II-fold pyridoxal phosphate-dependent enzyme, with protein sequence MDKHTTKPSLLDRLKAHAASDSIPMHMPGHKRNTALLGKDLPYNIDITEIDGFDNLHGASGIINEYMEEIADFYGTKRSFYLVNGSTCGMLAGIRAATKRGSKIAIGRNCHKSVYHAIELFGLEVVYLMPEVDETFGIHGGISTASIADTLKKHPDTQLVVLTSPTYEGVVSDIAAIADICHAQGIPLMIDEAHGSHFNYSEHFPTSATALGADIVIQSLHKTLPSLTMTSFAHLNGDLVRPEEMARQLAIFESSSPSYVLMASIDSCFRLLRDEGEQLFENYNKRLTDFSEKMEQLQHLKVLCHGKDRLGAHKTFFAFDKGKILISAQGTGLTGQKLSEMLRSEYHIEMEMAYGDHALAMTSVCDTDAAMATLADALLAVDGTLDSLNGEHLQSDGTLFFASPEKQCEIWQALESEKIDCPIENAIGQTVAEYVWAYPPGIPLLVPGERISNGFIRQIHTLLEKGTKVYSDADELPKNIQIMRQETLAH encoded by the coding sequence ATGGACAAACATACAACGAAACCTTCTTTGCTGGACAGACTGAAAGCACATGCGGCGTCCGACAGCATCCCCATGCACATGCCGGGGCATAAGCGGAACACTGCACTGCTCGGTAAAGATCTGCCTTACAACATCGACATCACAGAGATAGACGGCTTCGACAATCTGCACGGCGCGAGCGGCATCATCAATGAATATATGGAAGAAATCGCAGACTTCTACGGCACAAAACGCTCATTCTACCTCGTGAACGGCAGCACCTGCGGCATGCTGGCGGGAATCCGCGCTGCTACCAAACGCGGCAGCAAGATTGCGATCGGTCGCAATTGCCACAAATCCGTCTATCATGCCATCGAGCTTTTCGGATTGGAGGTTGTTTATCTGATGCCGGAAGTGGATGAAACATTCGGCATCCACGGAGGCATTTCGACAGCAAGCATCGCCGATACGCTAAAAAAGCATCCGGACACGCAGCTGGTCGTTTTGACTTCACCGACGTACGAAGGGGTGGTCAGTGACATCGCGGCGATTGCCGATATCTGTCATGCGCAAGGGATTCCGTTGATGATCGATGAGGCACACGGCTCACATTTCAACTACTCGGAACATTTCCCAACCAGCGCGACTGCACTCGGCGCAGATATCGTGATCCAGAGCCTGCATAAGACTTTGCCTTCTTTGACGATGACCTCCTTTGCCCATCTGAACGGCGACTTGGTCAGACCAGAAGAGATGGCCCGGCAACTCGCCATCTTCGAAAGCAGTTCGCCGTCCTATGTGCTGATGGCTTCAATCGACAGCTGTTTCCGATTGCTGCGGGACGAAGGGGAGCAGTTATTCGAAAACTACAATAAGAGATTAACGGACTTCTCGGAAAAAATGGAGCAGCTCCAGCATCTGAAGGTGCTTTGCCACGGCAAAGACAGACTTGGCGCTCACAAAACCTTTTTCGCCTTCGACAAAGGCAAAATCCTGATTTCGGCGCAAGGAACTGGATTGACCGGACAGAAACTTTCCGAAATGTTGCGGAGCGAATACCATATCGAAATGGAGATGGCATACGGCGATCATGCGTTGGCGATGACCAGTGTCTGCGATACAGATGCAGCAATGGCTACGTTGGCGGATGCGCTGTTGGCCGTCGACGGCACGCTCGACTCGTTGAATGGGGAGCACTTGCAGAGCGACGGGACATTATTTTTCGCATCACCCGAAAAGCAATGTGAAATCTGGCAGGCCTTGGAATCAGAAAAAATAGATTGCCCGATTGAAAACGCGATAGGGCAAACGGTAGCCGAATACGTCTGGGCCTACCCGCCCGGAATTCCTTTGCTTGTGCCTGGGGAACGGATCAGTAATGGATTTATCCGCCAAATCCATACGCTATTGGAAAAGGGGACAAAGGTCTACAGCGATGCTGATGAGCTTCCGAAAAATATCCAAATTATGCGACAGGAAACCCTTGCTCACTAA
- the scfA gene encoding six-cysteine ranthipeptide SCIFF — translation MKRIVTLSTRNLKDTAKHGGCGACQTSCQSACKTSCGIANQSCVNPKQAAK, via the coding sequence ATGAAAAGAATCGTAACATTAAGCACCCGCAACCTGAAGGATACTGCCAAACATGGCGGCTGCGGAGCATGCCAAACATCTTGCCAATCCGCATGCAAAACTTCTTGCGGAATCGCCAACCAAAGCTGTGTGAACCCTAAACAAGCAGCGAAATAA